In a genomic window of Neisseria flavescens:
- the ampD gene encoding 1,6-anhydro-N-acetylmuramyl-L-alanine amidase AmpD — translation MNSPSKNIWQNGRWLNARQTHSPNFSPREPDEDISLVVLHNISLPPFEYNTGAVEKLFTNQINPDEHPFFSIIHTLRVSSHFFISRKGETVQFVSCDDMAYHAGISSFQGREKCNAFSIGIELEGCDFEPFTEAQYISLQALLTAISEHYSIQAVTGHQDIAPDRKTDPGHFFDWPRLQKAGFPIRRG, via the coding sequence ATGAACTCCCCTTCAAAAAACATTTGGCAAAACGGCCGTTGGCTGAATGCACGCCAAACCCATTCGCCCAATTTCAGCCCGCGCGAACCGGATGAAGACATCTCATTGGTTGTTCTCCACAATATTTCCCTCCCTCCTTTTGAGTACAACACAGGTGCAGTGGAAAAATTGTTTACCAACCAAATCAACCCTGACGAGCACCCTTTCTTCAGCATCATCCACACCCTACGCGTTTCCAGCCATTTTTTCATCAGCCGTAAGGGTGAAACCGTCCAATTCGTTTCCTGCGACGACATGGCCTATCATGCCGGCATATCATCGTTTCAAGGCAGAGAAAAATGCAATGCCTTTTCCATCGGTATCGAATTGGAAGGCTGCGATTTCGAGCCTTTTACCGAAGCACAATACATCAGCCTGCAAGCCTTGCTGACCGCCATTTCCGAACATTACTCGATTCAGGCCGTTACCGGTCATCAGGACATCGCGCCGGACAGGAAAACCGATCCCGGACATTTCTTCGATTGGCCTCGCCTTCAAAAAGCAGGTTTCCCCATCCGGCGCGGATAA
- a CDS encoding cell division protein ZipA C-terminal FtsZ-binding domain-containing protein — MIFIVLALAILLAVIGYNMYQENQYRKQVREQFGHSDKDALLTSKTKHVRDSKETGGQGLFIKKNKKTEEALRNLQEQDEIYAAKAKLAHPAQLKTDVELTVEDDFSAEEKVQHTVIGLNNEITVSPAEAASSSVETAAEPVAQVPLISLDELSQVELPWFDPRFDYMAYISLKQAQELHALPRLSGTHRFQIIGCTMDDHFRVAEPIPGVYYQGFVMGLQAVSRNGLAAREELQHFDQQVDAFAQLMDGKALHTDLDAFTEVAQALDQFCARVDQTIAIHLVSHSNISGVELRASVEDTGFKLGEDGAFHFGDNNNPKLFSIHTLDNKPFTNPLLDNQAYRGFSMLLDIPHVPAGEKTFDKFMDLAVKLSGQLSLDLVNDQMEEVSTQWLKDVRNYVLARQEEMLKVGIKPGSKQALRLFS, encoded by the coding sequence ATGATTTTCATTGTCTTAGCCCTCGCCATCCTTTTGGCGGTCATCGGTTACAACATGTACCAGGAAAACCAATACCGCAAACAAGTGCGCGAACAATTCGGCCATTCCGATAAAGATGCGCTTTTGACCAGCAAAACCAAGCACGTCCGCGACAGCAAAGAAACCGGCGGCCAAGGTTTGTTTATCAAGAAAAACAAAAAAACCGAAGAGGCATTGCGCAACCTGCAAGAGCAAGATGAAATCTACGCAGCAAAAGCCAAACTGGCTCACCCTGCCCAACTTAAAACCGATGTTGAGCTGACCGTTGAAGACGACTTCTCCGCAGAAGAAAAAGTCCAACACACTGTTATCGGTTTGAACAACGAAATTACCGTCAGCCCTGCCGAAGCCGCTTCCTCCTCAGTTGAAACTGCAGCCGAGCCTGTGGCACAAGTACCATTGATCAGCTTGGACGAATTGTCTCAAGTCGAGTTGCCTTGGTTTGACCCGCGCTTCGACTACATGGCCTACATCTCCCTGAAACAAGCCCAAGAATTGCACGCCCTGCCGCGCCTTTCCGGCACCCACCGCTTCCAAATCATCGGTTGCACCATGGACGACCATTTCCGTGTTGCCGAGCCGATTCCGGGCGTTTACTACCAAGGCTTCGTTATGGGTCTGCAGGCTGTCAGCCGCAATGGTTTGGCTGCGCGTGAAGAGCTGCAACACTTCGACCAACAGGTTGATGCTTTTGCCCAACTGATGGACGGCAAAGCTTTGCATACCGACTTGGACGCGTTCACCGAAGTCGCGCAAGCCCTCGACCAATTCTGTGCGCGTGTTGACCAAACCATCGCCATTCACTTGGTTTCCCACTCCAATATCAGCGGCGTAGAATTGCGTGCCTCCGTGGAAGATACAGGCTTCAAACTGGGCGAAGACGGCGCATTCCACTTCGGCGACAACAACAACCCTAAATTGTTCTCCATCCATACTTTGGACAACAAACCGTTTACCAACCCTCTGTTGGACAACCAAGCCTACCGCGGTTTCAGCATGCTTCTGGATATTCCGCATGTTCCTGCCGGCGAAAAAACTTTCGACAAATTCATGGACTTGGCAGTCAAACTTTCCGGCCAACTCAGCTTGGATTTGGTTAACGACCAAATGGAAGAAGTTTCTACCCAATGGCTCAAAGACGTACGCAACTACGTTTTGGCCCGTCAGGAAGAAATGCTCAAAGTCGGCATCAAACCCGGCAGCAAGCAAGCCCTGCGCCTGTTCTCTTAA